The nucleotide sequence GTTGAGTGCCGCCTGGGCCACCTCGTTGGCGGGGCCGCTGCGCGCACTCGAGGCGGTCCCGGAGAGGGACTTTACTTCGAGGACGTCGTCCTCGTGCTCCGGCTTGATCGGTTTCTCGGGGCCCGCGGGCTCGGGATCTTTGGTGGATTTCCGGTCCGCGCTGGTGAGCAGCATGGCGTTCTCGCGGGTGGTACCAGGCTTGGCGGTGAAGCGCTGGCCCTTGTCGAACTCTCCGTCGGCGATGGGGCTCTTGCCAAACTGGGACACGGCGATGGCGATCAAGAGCGCCACGAGAATGACCCCCCCGGCGATCAGAGCGTTTCGCTGGAGCATGCCGCCCCTCCCCTCAGGGATCGCCCAGTGCGGTCTCTTGCACCGATGGCGTGAGGCCGGGCGCCGCTTCGTCGGGGGGGTCTGAACCCTCCAGGGTCGACGGCGCTCCGGTTGCGCCACCGCCGCCTTCCGCAGGCTGCTCTGTGGGCTGCTCCGTAGGAATATTGGGGACGACGATGCCCCCGGCGCGGACGGTGATGGTGTTGCGCACTTCCGTGATGCCCTGGACGTTTCGGGCCACTTCTTCGGCGAGGACGCGCTTCTCTTCGGAATCGACAGTGCCGCTCAGCATGCAGATGCCGTCGTCCACTTCCACGTCGAGCTCGCGCATCTTGAGATGTCGGTTGAGCATGATGGCCGTGGAGACGCGGCTTTCGAGCCACTCATCGGAGATCTGCTGTCCGGTGCCGCGGACCGCGTCGTAGGCGTCGTCTTTTGGGCGAATGGTAAGCTGGTTGACGACGTCTTCAACGCCTTTGGTGTTGGAGGCGATGTTGATCATGGATTCGACATGGGCTTCGGTGGGCACTACGCCGAAGAGCGTCACCACGTTGTTGATGGTGGTGATGCCGATCTTGAGGCCTTTAAATTCGCCGCTGCCGAGCATGCGGCCCCGGACCGCTGCCGTGACGGCCCGGTCCTGCACGCGCTGGCTCCACGTGCGCTGTTCTTTTTCGCCGATGACGGTGTTGATGACGACGAGCTGGTTGTCCACGAAGCGGACGCCGAGGACGCCGAGGGCGAGGTCTTCGGCCAGATCCCGCTGGACCTGATCATTCACGCTGCCGGAGAGCATGACGTTGCCGTCGCGGGTGGTGGTATTGATGTTGAGGGGGTTCAGGTGCTGGTCGAGGAGGTAGAGCGCTTCAATGCGCGCGGTGATCGTGCTGTCTTCGACCCCGGTGACGACCTGGCCCGCCGGCGAAGCGAGAAGAGACGCTATCACAATCAATGCAAACATCAAACGGGTTCCTTGATACACTTGGCCGGCCCGGAGGAAAACTCCGAAACACCGACAACTCCAGCGGGAGGCCCAGCCGCAGACTAACACGTGTGCTGGTGTTATTATAGGGTCAAGTCAGGATGGCTTACAAGAAGATTCGGCGGCGGGCCACCGTCCGCCTTGAGTCCATCCTTCGCTGGGCGGAAAAGTTCCCTGCGCTTCGAAATGGCGGCGCGGGGCCGTGGCGCCGCCGGCCCCTCGTGGGCTATAGTCTGGCAGACACCCCCACCGCCGAGGAACTGGATGCATGGCTGGAATGACGCGAATTAAACGATTTGCCCTTGTCCTGGCGGCGCTCATCGCCCTTGGCGGCGGGATCGGGTACTTCGCCGGTTCCGGCGACCCGGTGCCGTCGGGCAATCCGACTGCCGCGCCCGAGGGCCCGGACTGGCAGGACCTGCTGGGCGATGACTCGGCGCGGGCGTGGCGGAACATCACGGACGAATCCGAGATTTTCGAGATTCGGGAGGGCATGCTCCATATTCCCGGCAACAGCGTGTACCCGCTCCGTTATGTGGCCTGGGGGGATGAGCGCCTCGGGGATTTCGAACTCCACCTGGAGTTCAAGGCGGCGTCGGGCGCGAACAGCGGGATCTTTCTTCGGGCACAGCCCAATGACCCGGTCTATCGGGGCTTTGAAGTGCAAGTGCTGGAGGATTTTGGTGACCCGCCGAACAAAAATGGATCGGGCGCGATTTATGACGTGGTTACCCCGATGTTCAACCTGGCGCGGCCGACCGGCGAGTGGAATTCCTACGACATCACGGTGCGCGGCACGAGCGTCGTGGTCATCATGAATGGCTGGAAGGTGATCGACACGGATCTGGCGCTGATGACGGTGCCGCTGGGGAAGTTTTCGGTGGCCTATGCCGATCTGCCCCGGGAGGGCCTGCTGATGCTTCAGGATCACGGCGGCGAGGTGTGGTACCGGAATATCCGGCTGAAGCGATTGTAAATGGGGCAGCCGCCCGCCGGGACGGCTGCCCGATTCGCATCAGCTCAATTTGTGTTGCAGCAACTCGCTCAACTCTTTGCTCAATTCGGCGATGCGCTGATCCACGCTC is from Candidatus Hydrogenedentota bacterium and encodes:
- a CDS encoding DUF1080 domain-containing protein: MTRIKRFALVLAALIALGGGIGYFAGSGDPVPSGNPTAAPEGPDWQDLLGDDSARAWRNITDESEIFEIREGMLHIPGNSVYPLRYVAWGDERLGDFELHLEFKAASGANSGIFLRAQPNDPVYRGFEVQVLEDFGDPPNKNGSGAIYDVVTPMFNLARPTGEWNSYDITVRGTSVVVIMNGWKVIDTDLALMTVPLGKFSVAYADLPREGLLMLQDHGGEVWYRNIRLKRL
- a CDS encoding BON domain-containing protein, which encodes MFALIVIASLLASPAGQVVTGVEDSTITARIEALYLLDQHLNPLNINTTTRDGNVMLSGSVNDQVQRDLAEDLALGVLGVRFVDNQLVVINTVIGEKEQRTWSQRVQDRAVTAAVRGRMLGSGEFKGLKIGITTINNVVTLFGVVPTEAHVESMINIASNTKGVEDVVNQLTIRPKDDAYDAVRGTGQQISDEWLESRVSTAIMLNRHLKMRELDVEVDDGICMLSGTVDSEEKRVLAEEVARNVQGITEVRNTITVRAGGIVVPNIPTEQPTEQPAEGGGGATGAPSTLEGSDPPDEAAPGLTPSVQETALGDP